Proteins from one Candidatus Taylorbacteria bacterium genomic window:
- the rplD gene encoding 50S ribosomal protein L4 — protein sequence MESNVYNQKGEETDKITLPEAVFGLPWNGDLVHQVVVSMMSSARHPIAHTKNRGDVSGGGKKPWQQKGTGRARHGSIRSPLWVGGGVTHGPRNDKNFERKVNKKMKSKALFTILSKKQKQGEIIFIDEILLPEAKTKHAIGVLKTLSTIPNFEKISKKPKNALYLLAPKEKMLRMQRAFGNIGSMEVDAQENLNPLKLLKYKYLGVAFPDEFLKVMEGKQKALRNQKRKAEKIKGKV from the coding sequence ATGGAATCAAACGTCTACAACCAAAAAGGAGAAGAGACAGACAAGATTACATTGCCGGAAGCTGTCTTCGGCTTGCCATGGAATGGAGATTTGGTGCACCAAGTTGTTGTTTCCATGATGTCTAGTGCACGGCATCCTATCGCTCACACTAAAAATCGGGGCGACGTGAGTGGAGGAGGCAAGAAGCCCTGGCAACAGAAAGGGACTGGGCGGGCAAGGCACGGCTCTATCCGCTCACCACTGTGGGTTGGAGGAGGAGTAACGCATGGCCCGAGAAATGACAAAAATTTCGAGAGAAAAGTGAACAAGAAAATGAAATCCAAAGCGCTTTTCACGATTCTTTCAAAGAAGCAGAAGCAGGGAGAAATAATTTTTATAGATGAAATATTGTTGCCAGAGGCAAAAACAAAACACGCTATCGGCGTTTTGAAAACTCTTTCAACCATTCCCAATTTCGAAAAAATTTCAAAAAAACCAAAAAATGCTCTCTACCTCCTTGCTCCGAAAGAAAAAATGTTGAGAATGCAAAGGGCCTTCGGCAATATCGGCAGTATGGAAGTTGACGCCCAAGAAAACCTTAATCCTTTGAAACTTCTCAAATATAAATATTTGGGCGTAGCGTTCCCTGATGAATTTTTGAAGGTGATGGAAGGGAAGCAGAAGGCGTTAAGAAACCAGAAAAGGAAAGCGGAGAAAATTAAGGGAAAGGTGTAA
- the rplC gene encoding 50S ribosomal protein L3: MKFLLGTKKGMTQVFNAEGTVFPATLVSATPSVVTQVKKNDTDGYEAVQVGYGERNKNKINKPIRGHIKELGNFKFLKEFRVQDTKFALGDKINVTVFQEGDIVTVTGVSKGKGFQGVVKRHGFAGGSRTHGQKHSEREPGAIGGGGGRAGGRVAKGIRMAGRMGGDKVSVKNLKVVKIDAENNEIYIGGAVPGRRGTLLEVKGF, from the coding sequence ATGAAATTTCTCTTAGGAACAAAAAAGGGCATGACCCAAGTCTTTAACGCGGAGGGGACAGTTTTTCCGGCTACTTTAGTGTCTGCAACGCCATCAGTTGTAACGCAAGTTAAGAAAAACGATACGGATGGATATGAAGCAGTCCAAGTCGGATATGGAGAGAGAAATAAAAATAAAATCAATAAGCCGATTCGCGGTCATATTAAAGAGTTGGGCAATTTCAAATTTCTTAAAGAATTCAGAGTGCAAGATACGAAATTTGCGTTAGGAGACAAAATTAATGTGACAGTTTTTCAAGAAGGAGACATCGTGACGGTGACCGGAGTAAGTAAAGGAAAAGGTTTTCAAGGAGTAGTGAAGCGACATGGATTTGCCGGAGGGTCGCGAACTCACGGACAGAAACACTCTGAAAGAGAGCCGGGAGCAATCGGAGGAGGAGGCGGGCGCGCCGGAGGCCGAGTGGCAAAGGGAATACGAATGGCGGGACGTATGGGAGGAGACAAGGTGAGCGTCAAGAATTTGAAAGTGGTCAAAATTGATGCTGAAAATAACGAGATTTATATAGGAGGAGCAGTGCCGGGACGAAGAGGAACGCTTTTAGAAGTTAAAGGTTTTTAA
- the rpsJ gene encoding 30S ribosomal protein S10 has product MPKETPKKKTSKVAPKEEASHKLRIRIRAYEHKILDSSVKQIMDTALRYDTTVQGPIPLPTEIKKYTVNRSAFVYKNAREQFEMRTHKRLIDIVNPNAKVIEALTNLSLPSGVNIDVKMI; this is encoded by the coding sequence ATGCCGAAAGAAACCCCAAAAAAGAAAACTTCTAAAGTTGCGCCAAAGGAAGAGGCGTCGCATAAACTGCGAATCCGAATTCGTGCCTACGAGCACAAAATTCTCGATTCTTCCGTAAAGCAGATTATGGACACCGCTCTTCGCTATGACACGACCGTTCAAGGTCCTATTCCTCTTCCAACGGAAATAAAAAAATATACCGTCAATCGTTCCGCTTTCGTCTACAAAAATGCCCGCGAGCAATTTGAAATGAGAACTCACAAACGGCTTATCGACATCGTGAATCCAAACGCCAAAGTCATTGAGGCGTTGACCAATCTTTCGCTTCCGTCTGGAGTGAATATTGATGTCAAGATGATATAA
- the tuf gene encoding elongation factor Tu, whose translation MVEVFDRSKPHVNVGTIGHVDHGKTTLTAAILSVLHRAGKQATVKGVDQIDSAPEEKARGITISLSHNEYSSDARHYAHIDAPGHADYIKNMITGAAQMDGAILVVAATDGVMPQTREHILLAYQVGVPKVIVFLNKCDMVPDKELIDLVEEEVRELLTKQGYDGKDAPVIRGSALKALEAKDNTDEWSKKVLELVDALDTYIPIPVRELDKPFLMPVEDIFSIEGRGTVVTGRIERGIVKVGEDVEIVGIKPTAKTAVTGIEMFNKSLGEGMAGDNAGILLRGTKKDDIHRGQVLAKPGSVTPHTDFESEVYVLKKEEGGRHTPFFTGYKPQFYIRTTDVTGEVTLPAGTEMVMPGDTIKFVVKLVAPVALEEKQRFAIREGGKTVGAGVVTKITK comes from the coding sequence ATGGTAGAAGTATTTGATCGGTCCAAGCCTCACGTAAACGTGGGAACCATCGGCCACGTTGACCATGGAAAGACGACATTAACAGCGGCGATTTTAAGCGTGCTTCACCGAGCTGGCAAACAAGCCACAGTGAAGGGAGTTGACCAGATTGACTCCGCTCCCGAGGAAAAAGCCCGCGGCATTACCATCTCTCTTTCCCACAATGAATATTCAAGTGACGCTCGTCACTATGCTCACATTGACGCGCCCGGACATGCCGACTACATCAAAAACATGATTACCGGCGCCGCGCAGATGGACGGCGCGATTCTCGTCGTCGCCGCAACTGACGGTGTGATGCCACAGACAAGAGAACATATTCTTCTTGCATACCAAGTGGGAGTGCCTAAGGTCATTGTTTTTCTAAACAAATGCGATATGGTGCCTGACAAGGAGTTGATTGACCTTGTGGAAGAAGAGGTCCGCGAGCTTTTGACCAAGCAGGGCTATGACGGAAAAGACGCTCCAGTTATCCGCGGGTCGGCTTTGAAAGCTCTTGAAGCAAAAGACAATACCGATGAATGGTCAAAGAAAGTTCTTGAACTCGTTGACGCTCTCGACACGTATATTCCGATTCCGGTTCGCGAACTCGACAAGCCATTTCTTATGCCGGTTGAAGACATTTTCTCGATTGAAGGAAGAGGAACGGTGGTTACCGGAAGAATTGAAAGAGGTATTGTGAAAGTCGGCGAAGACGTGGAGATTGTGGGAATCAAGCCTACCGCAAAGACCGCTGTTACCGGAATTGAAATGTTCAACAAATCGCTTGGAGAAGGAATGGCCGGAGATAATGCAGGAATTCTCCTTCGAGGAACCAAGAAAGATGACATTCATCGCGGACAGGTCTTGGCAAAACCGGGCTCTGTTACCCCGCACACCGATTTTGAATCAGAAGTCTACGTTTTGAAAAAAGAAGAAGGAGGCAGACATACGCCATTCTTCACCGGATACAAACCGCAATTCTATATTAGAACCACAGACGTGACCGGAGAGGTTACATTGCCTGCCGGAACGGAGATGGTAATGCCTGGAGACACCATTAAATTCGTCGTGAAGCTCGTCGCCCCTGTTGCCCTTGAAGAAAAACAAAGATTTGCTATCAGAGAGGGAGGTAAGACGGTTGGCGCGGGGGTGGTGACGAAAATCACAAAGTAA
- the fusA gene encoding elongation factor G gives MNRDYPLEKVRNFGIIAHIDAGKTTTSERILFYTGMSHKIGEVHEGNTVTDWMEQERERGITITAAAITCFWNPSYMSKILNSEGGPDLSLKHRFNIIDTPGHIDFTAEVKRSLRVLDGAVVVFDGVAGVEPQSETNWRYADDGKVPRICFINKLDRTGASFERSFNSILERLTKNAVRVQIPMGLEEKFEGVIDLLKMKAYHFAGEMGIDIKESEIPAEYLEEAKKYRAELVEKIVEHDDVLMQDFLDGKEISIADLKKTLRKATLEIKLIPVFTGSALKNKGVQLVLDGVVEYLPSPLDIPPVKGIDPRDPSKVVIRHASDEEPFSALAFKLQNDPFVGQLTFFRVYSGTIEAGSYIYNSTTDKRERLGRIVRLQADKREEVKKVFSGEIAAAVGLKDARTSHTFCDEDNPIILDPIKFVDPVMSLRIEPKTKADQENMGTALKKLSDEDPTFRISSNSDTGETIISGMGELHLEIMVDRMKREFKVEANVGEPQVAYKETIQGEAEAENKYIKQSGGKGQYGHVRIALKPLGPAPEKIPKNTHREPGFEFINSIKGGVIPIEFIPACEKGVRESMDRGVVAGYKMTDISCELLFGSYHDVDSSEIAYKIAASQAFQDAAKRAKPVILEPIMKIEVLVPEKFFGDVTGSLNSKRGQIEGFDERQGGIKVITAKVPLSEMFGYTTELRSMSEGRGSANMEFDHYEAVPAHVATTIIESRK, from the coding sequence ATGAACCGTGATTATCCTTTAGAGAAAGTCAGAAACTTCGGAATCATAGCGCACATAGACGCAGGGAAGACCACCACTTCCGAGCGAATTTTGTTTTACACGGGAATGAGCCATAAGATTGGAGAGGTGCATGAGGGAAATACGGTTACCGATTGGATGGAGCAGGAGCGGGAGAGAGGCATTACCATCACTGCGGCGGCTATTACATGCTTTTGGAATCCTTCCTACATGTCGAAGATCCTGAATTCCGAAGGAGGACCGGACCTTTCTTTGAAACACAGATTTAATATTATCGACACGCCCGGACATATTGATTTTACCGCCGAGGTGAAGAGGTCTTTGCGTGTATTGGACGGCGCGGTCGTTGTTTTTGACGGAGTAGCCGGAGTTGAGCCCCAAAGCGAGACCAACTGGCGTTATGCGGACGATGGAAAGGTGCCCCGAATTTGCTTTATCAATAAACTCGACAGAACCGGGGCGTCTTTTGAGCGGTCATTCAATTCCATTCTCGAACGTCTCACCAAAAATGCTGTGCGCGTCCAGATCCCAATGGGACTCGAAGAAAAATTTGAGGGCGTGATTGACCTTTTGAAAATGAAGGCGTATCACTTTGCGGGCGAGATGGGCATCGATATAAAAGAATCCGAAATTCCCGCAGAGTATCTCGAAGAAGCGAAAAAATATCGTGCCGAGCTTGTCGAGAAAATTGTTGAGCACGATGATGTTCTCATGCAGGATTTTCTTGACGGAAAAGAAATTTCCATTGCCGATTTGAAAAAGACGTTGCGAAAAGCAACACTTGAAATCAAATTGATTCCTGTATTTACCGGCTCGGCTTTGAAGAACAAGGGAGTTCAGCTTGTCTTGGACGGTGTTGTCGAGTATCTTCCGTCGCCTCTGGACATTCCTCCAGTAAAAGGAATTGACCCCCGCGACCCGAGTAAGGTGGTCATTCGACATGCTTCTGATGAAGAGCCTTTTTCCGCGCTCGCGTTCAAACTTCAGAACGACCCTTTCGTGGGTCAGCTAACGTTCTTCCGAGTTTATTCTGGAACAATCGAGGCGGGGTCATATATTTACAATTCAACCACGGACAAAAGAGAGCGACTGGGAAGAATCGTCCGACTGCAGGCGGATAAAAGGGAAGAGGTGAAAAAAGTTTTCTCGGGAGAGATTGCCGCCGCGGTGGGACTTAAGGACGCGCGGACTTCTCATACCTTCTGTGACGAAGACAATCCGATAATTTTGGACCCAATTAAATTCGTTGACCCAGTGATGTCACTTCGCATTGAGCCAAAGACAAAAGCCGACCAGGAAAATATGGGAACAGCGTTGAAGAAACTTTCCGACGAAGACCCTACGTTTAGAATCAGCTCAAACTCCGATACGGGAGAGACAATCATCTCTGGCATGGGAGAATTACATCTTGAAATCATGGTTGACCGAATGAAGAGAGAATTTAAAGTTGAGGCGAATGTGGGCGAGCCGCAAGTGGCTTACAAAGAGACGATTCAGGGAGAAGCGGAGGCGGAGAATAAATACATCAAGCAGTCGGGAGGGAAAGGTCAGTACGGCCACGTGCGGATAGCTCTGAAGCCACTCGGTCCTGCGCCCGAGAAAATCCCAAAAAATACTCACCGGGAGCCCGGTTTTGAATTTATAAACTCAATTAAGGGAGGGGTGATTCCGATTGAGTTTATCCCTGCTTGCGAGAAAGGAGTTCGGGAGTCCATGGACCGCGGAGTGGTGGCGGGATACAAGATGACCGATATTTCCTGTGAGCTTTTGTTCGGTTCTTACCACGACGTTGACTCGTCTGAAATCGCATACAAAATAGCTGCTTCGCAGGCATTTCAAGATGCCGCCAAGCGGGCGAAGCCGGTCATTTTAGAGCCCATTATGAAAATCGAAGTGCTTGTCCCGGAGAAATTTTTCGGAGATGTGACCGGAAGTCTCAACTCCAAACGCGGACAGATCGAAGGATTTGATGAAAGGCAAGGAGGAATCAAAGTCATTACCGCCAAAGTGCCTCTTTCAGAAATGTTTGGCTACACCACGGAGCTCCGCTCGATGTCAGAAGGGCGCGGAAGCGCAAACATGGAATTTGACCACTACGAGGCAGTGCCCGCGCATGTGGCTACAACAATTATTGAATCACGAAAGTGA
- a CDS encoding DUF2335 domain-containing protein, which translates to MSNTSPNQQNSQPSGQSVAVRSQQYYSGPLPPPEVLKKFDEVVPGAAERIIKMAENQFAHRTELERKVIDSDIARSKWGQILGFLIAIAGLIGSVFISIYGSGLVGGIIGVGTLASLVGVFMYGSKTRRVERENKSREEREDKR; encoded by the coding sequence ATGAGCAACACCTCGCCGAATCAACAAAATAGTCAGCCTTCCGGCCAATCTGTTGCAGTTCGATCTCAACAATATTATTCTGGTCCGTTACCACCGCCCGAAGTGTTAAAAAAATTTGATGAAGTTGTTCCCGGGGCTGCCGAAAGAATAATAAAGATGGCAGAAAATCAATTTGCGCATAGGACGGAATTAGAAAGAAAAGTTATTGACTCAGACATTGCTCGATCAAAGTGGGGTCAAATACTCGGTTTCCTCATTGCAATAGCTGGATTGATAGGTTCTGTCTTTATTTCTATTTATGGAAGTGGATTAGTCGGTGGAATTATTGGAGTCGGTACCCTGGCTTCATTAGTGGGCGTGTTTATGTATGGTTCAAAGACTCGAAGAGTCGAGCGAGAGAATAAATCCAGAGAAGAAAGAGAAGATAAAAGATAA